The window GATGACGCCCTGGGAGAAGTTGGAGCCGAGGTACTCCATGGGAACAAAACCGTACGTGGTGGGATCGTAGGAGCCCATTTCGTAAGGGTTGAACTCGTAGACCGTggcgttgagggagatgatCCTCTCCCCCGGGTAGCGGCCGTTGGCTAcgaggatggggaagggggtgcgAGCGGCGGAGAACTCATCGTCTagggcgatggaggagaaggtgtaGGCCGGCCCGCCGTCTTCGGCGTCGATGAGTTGATAACCCAGGGCACGACCCCAGCTGGGGGGAATAGGGGGTTAGTATCGTGTTTGGGCATGTATGTAAACAAAAGAAACTTACTAATCCGTGATGGAAGTCTCGAACCCAGCATCCGCCTTCGCAGCAACCTGCCTAGCCACCCTAGACCAGTACCTGGTAGTATCAAAAATCCCAGGCAAGTTCGGCCCAATAAAGATACTCCTATCAAACTTCCAAATActgctcccctccctcccgttCCTCAACGTCTCAACCGTGCTAAAGTTGTTGGTGTAAATGCTCgacaccaaccaaccaccaccagacaaaCCAGCCAAATAAGTACTGCTCTgcagcaaccccccaatcTGTCCCTCCCCAGTCGCACCCGTGGTCCTGCTGTCGGCAGCAGCGACGAACCCGGCCCCATTCATCAACGCCCTGTAACCACCCCCCGAAACGGCAATCCCAACATTGGGAAGATCCTTCACATCCGGAGCCACACGGTTGATGTAAGCCTCGGCATCGAACCCTTCCAGATTGGCCCTCTTCAAAAAGTCAATCATGGGCTTCACCGTCTCCTTCCTTCGCTTCCCGAGCcagtcctcctcctgcttggAGATGCCATCGGCAAGACGGACAGTGGGTTTGTTTCTGGGACAGTTGACTTCCTGGGGCGCATAGCCGCCGCTGGGCGCGTTGGGACGCGCGCGAGGGCTGAGGACTAAATcatggttgggttgggagagCTGGACAGCTGGGACTGGGATGGGTTCGGCGGAGGCaaggttggcggtggtgaggaggagagcagcgagggtggtggagtaATCTAGAATATGCATATTGTTTAtgttttgatgttgatgttgttgctaATAATGAGAAcggtaggtaggtgggtgAGCTGTGTTATGTTATTGATATCGAATAAGCGTGTAAGGCGCACGACAACCAAAAGGAAAAGTAGAGTAACCAAAGTTCCCACGAATGTGAGAAATAAAAATGAAGCAAGGCAATCAAATTGCTAAGCTGGAAAagcaacaaacaacaaaaagctgtataaaaaaaataatatAAAAAAAGAGCGAGACCCAAGGGGGCGGTAGCGGCGAGGGATGTGTAAAGTATTGTAAGTTTCAAAAGGGAGCTCGTCCCTGGAAATAACGTGGGCTAGGTTTATGTGGTGGCTATGGCACACACGCGAGCGGGTAGATCGGGGAATGAATGGAGAATGGAAGGGGAGCACGGGCAACCGTTGGCAAAGAGCCCACCGGCGGGTTAATTCTTTCTTCAAGGGATCAATCATCTCTGCCCAGCGAGTACCAAGAAACTCCCAAGAAACACCAAGACTGCTCGTTGCTCACGTTGGCTGTCTGTCTCGACCGGGTGGCACTGAAAGTTgggatggttttggtgtCAGTTGTCAGCATCAAGACCGGATGACGCCGCCCCTTTCACAAGTTCTGCCATATCATGCATGATGTCCATCGATTGTGAAAAATAAATCAAATGAGGCTGCTCAGCCCCTCGCAGCCGAGGCCGATTTGGGGACGGGAGCTGCAGGAAATCTAATCACAgccaggagggaggggtgggagggaggctCTTACACACCCTGATTTGCAAGCTGCATTCCCCCTTCCAGGTCACGGTGGCATCGTTTCAAGTTTCATGCAACCGCGGGCTTGACCTGCCGAGCCTGCCCAACCAAACCAATCCTCAACCAATATTTGTCGACTTCTTAACAAACGTCAACTGGCAAATGTTCTCCATGACCTACCGGATGACGGTTTTGACAGAACAGCCCGAGCGGGAAGCACAAGCACCCGTCATTAGTTTCCAAAAATTCCCAGCGCTAAACGGGCAGTTTGGAACCATCCCAATGAACACCGGCATGTGGCactccaccaaccaccagccttCTCAGCGGGGTCCGGAAGGGCTGGAGGGCAATTACGagtctcccccttcttggcATCAAGCCACCCGCTCCCCACAGTTACAGTGGGTACAGGGATGCCACACTCGGTTCACTTcacgtcatcatcatcgtaTTCTTTTACTGGGAATTATCCGCTACATGCTCGATATTCGGATTCCGCTAATTGTCCGATACGAATCTGCAGTCATGTATGATAGCGGACTCTTCCAGAAAAAAGTTTACAGACACTCGGGAGCCGATCTACCCGCTCTTCGGCGCCCTCggccacctcaccctcttccctgTCGTGGAATCAACCGGCTGGCCAACCACCGGGTCGGTGACCTGTCTCAGTTCCACCACTCCAACAGCTTACACATGTGTTTGTTTGCTCTGTTCAAATGCTGTTTGGGATTTCGTTCGCCATGTTTGATATCTCTCCTGCCGTGAAAGGCAAGGCAGACTTCTTACCATATACTCATAAGCTTTACCTGAGCCTGCTGTGTACGCAATACGCGGAACTCTCCAATGGGCCTGTATCCTCGAATTGGAAGGACGTTTGTTTACCCACGAGATACTCAGATTCAGTGCGGATGAATCATAACCCTTGGGTATCAAGGTGTTCCCGTCGATGCTATCCGCGTAATATCAGATCGAGGCATATCTCCCCCCGCCATCCAATCTCACCTCAAGACCTTCCACGTTGTCAGTGAAACAATCTTTGACAGCGGGAGGCAGCCCCTCGATCGGCCCTGACCCCCGACCCGACCCGACCCCCGACCAGCATCAGATCATCTCCTGCACATCCATCCACGCTAACGCGAGCATCAAACAGCCGACAGACCTCGATATTCATTACAGATCCAACCTAGAAACTCCCTATACCCCAGGTTCATTActactacaacaacaacaacaacaaaaaaacataAAAATCCGCAACCCGTGGTACCTTTGCTTTGGAACCCTTTGTACCCCCAGGAGTCGGAACCCTTCTGAAACTGTCTGGCTTGTAGACTGTTATGACCGCTTTctattttttcttttctacAGGTCAACTAAATCCCCCAATGTGGTATTGTATATCCAACCGCAGTCAGCCAACTCAAGCCTTGTTCATATGCTCCAACCGAATCTCCACCGCCCGTCTGTgagcctccagctcctcaaccTTAGCCAACTGCATCACCGACCCTCCCACATTCCTCAGCCCCTCAGCCGTCAGGTTAGAGCTGGTAATGTGCTTGACAAACGAGGCGAGATTCACGCCAGAGTATTGCTTGGCGAAGCCATAAGTAGCTACGCAAATCCAAAATCAGTATCAATTCCTGTTTGTATCAAACCAGGGCAGTAAAAACTTACGCAAAGAGTGGTTAACACCAGCCGAGTAATCACCCACGCTCTCAGGCGTCCACTCCCCAATAAACACACTCCCCGCATTcatcaccttctccaccgccttctcCGCGTCCTTGATCTGAAGAATCAAGTGCTCAGGCGCATACCTGTTGCTGAtctccatcgcctcctccacagtcttgaccttgacagTCAGCGAGTGGGCAATAGACCCCCGGACAATGTCCACACGCGGGAGGGCCATGGCCTGGTTGTGAACCTCATCTTCAATAGCAGCGAGCTGGGCATCAGTCAGGTCAATAGCAATGAGAATGACCTGGCTGTCGACGCCGTGCTCAGCTTGGGACAAGAGATCAGAGGCGACAAATGCTGGGTTGGCGTCCTTGTCGGCAACAACCAAGACCTCGGAAGGACCGGCGGGCATGTCAATACCGACGCCGGCGTTGGTGTCATTGCTGACGTACATCTTGGCCGCTGTGACGAACTGGTTACCAGGGCCGAGAATCTTGTCAACCTTGGTCACGCTCTCAGTGCCATAAGCcatggcagcaacagcctggGCACCACCAGCGAGGACAATCGACTCAGCGCCAACCTTGTGGGCGACGTAAACAATCTCAGGGGTGATGCTGCCGTCGGAGCGAGGCGGCGAGGCAATGACAATCTTTTGGCAGCCGGCTACCATAGCCGGTACACCAAGCATGAGCGCGGTGCTGGGCAGAACGGCGGTACCACCGGGCACGTAAAGGCCGACGGCTTCGATAGGGCGAGAGAAACGGCTGCAGACAACGCCGGGCATGGTCTCGACCTGCAACGGCTTCTCGTCTTTTTGAGCGGCGTGGAACTTCTTGATGTTCTCGAATGACACGTCGATGGCCCTGATGGTCTCCGCGGGAAGCTGCATCATGGACTCGGGGAACGGCGCCTTGAGTACTGGAGAGGTCAAAGATGTCGCCCTTTCGAACTTGTGAGTGTATGAGAGAAGTGCCTTGTCGCCATTCTTCCGTACGTCATCGATGATTGGCACAATAATCTTCATGATGGCGTCGGCCGATTTTTGTGATGGTCTCTTTAGGGCCGCATCGAGCTCTTGTGTGGTGACTTCACCCGCATCGAGAACCTTCATCAGAATCCTCTCGTCCTTCTTGGGCTCCTCCTTTACTGgcgctggtgctggtggcgcCGCTCCGTTGGTCTCTGTCTTGATGCCCTCCTTTTCAGCCCACCTGCCCTTGGCATCGCCCTGTCTCCTCTTGACCTTGAAGCTCTTGGCATCGAGGCTCTTTTCAACGTCAGCAAGAGACACACCAGCGGCAACAACTCTCGCCATGGCAAAGTAGATGAGATCCGCGGCCTCGAAAgcaacctcctcggcggtTTTGGCATCACAaagctcctcagcctcctccatgaTCTTCGCCCTCAACAGCTTCTCATCAGAGAAGAGACGAGCAGTGTATGAGCCTTGTGGCGCAAACCGCTTCCTTGAGACAAGAGTctgctccagcttcttgataCCCTTCAAAtcgccaaagcagccagACTGCTCCAAGTGACAGAACCGCCCCTTTTGCCGCACCACAAACTTGAGCGCATCATTGTCGCAATCCAGAGATATCCGCACAAGCTCCTGAGTGTCCCCAGAAGAAGCACCCTTGTACCACAACCCACGCTTCCGGCTCTGGTAAACACCAGTCTGTGTCCTGAGAGCCTCACCAACACTCTCCTCGCTGCTGTACACCAAGCCAAGAGCAGTGTCAtgctcatcaaccaccacggTAGGAATCAAGCCATCGGCACGGTCTGACTTCCACGAAGCAGCAAGAATCTTAGGAACAGCAAGCTTTCCGGCCTGCTCCTTGCTGGTTACATCAGTCGAGGGAAGAATAGGAATAGCGCCAACCTGTGCCGCAACACCGATGAACTTTTCGAGGTCAGCATCAGCGACAGGCTTGACAAAGAAAGAAGCGATTTTCTTCGCCTTAGCCTCCTCGACAAACTGCGCAGTCTCGGCAGCGGTGATATCAAAGTCGGAAACGAGAAGGCCGTGCTCAGTGGCAGAAGTCAATTGCGCCGGGTTGGCGCCAGACACAACAGGGGCTACTCGGGAGCCAAACTCGGCGAAATCGGGAAGCTGTTCAGGGCGGACAAACACCTTGCGAGCGCCAGCGTCGATAAGAGAAACGACATCATCGCGGGACTCGAGCTGTGTCACGTCGAAAAAGGGCTGGAATTCGGTGTTGTGGCGGCCGAGGAAACGGAAAATCTTCTCATATGTCTGCGGCTTCACGGTAAAGAAGACAGTTCCCAGACATGAGACTTCCTCGCGGTTGagcccctccttctctcctccgAGCCCCGGCGGGACATTGACGCTGATGAGGAACGGCAGAGGAAGCGTCGACTCCATTTTTTGGGATTGGTTGTCAGTGTGACGACTACACTATAGGGTGTATGCTATCGTTATGATGTATGAGAGTAAGCACAGTGAGAGCCCTATTTAAGTGAGCGTGAGGCAAAGTATGACTCTAAAATTGATGCATTATCAAATCGCCAGTTCCCGACCCGCTCCTGCATCGGATCCAGTCCCAAGGCATGTTTTATGGTGGGGTAAAATcatccacctcttcccactGCCACCCCTCCATTACGTAGTGGCCaattccctttttttttttctgagGGTGGGGCAACGGTTGCAACCCCAGAATTAAGCTATGGTCTGTGCTAAAGATTTCCGGATCATTCCAGCTTCCGATTTCACTTGAAGTCTGAGTGGGGCCAGGGTTGTTCTTGGCCGTCTGTTCAGTGAACCGCATTGAGCCGCTGCAAGCTGTCGCGACGATTCGCGATTCCATTGAGCTGCAGGGAAGCTCTCTCTTTGACAACACAACTATTTACCGCCAGTTGCTGTCGCGGACAACTCTCCCAGAAATATCACGACTTCAACGACCCGCGCGCATCAATTATCCATCTACAGCTACGCGCTCTCCATCCATCTTACCAGGAACTATCACCAATCTCGAAGTCGAACCAACCGACCCAAGTCACTtaccatcaacccctccgtAACTCAACCCGAATCCCACACACAAGTCGCCCATCCCCCTCAATAtgtcaaccacagcagccccccaacccaacggCCATCCCCCCGGctcccaatcccaaaccctcaccaccaccaccaacccaccccaaccccctcctccccctcccctcaacaacaacaccaacccccaatccaaccccaccgccccccgcccccgcgaGTCCCGCACAatcgagctcctcctcctagcCCAAGGCGTCACAACCTTCGAACCCCgcgtccccctcctcctcctagACTTCGCATACCGGcacacctcctccgtcctctccgacgccctccacctctccgcAGACCCTTACACCTCCCACGCCGGCGCCcgcccctccgcctcctccggcgCGGCCCCCGTTAATGTAGGGGACGCAGCCATAACCTCCAACGCCGTCCAGCTCGCCATCGCATCCCGCCTCGCCTACCAATTCCGGGGTGGCGCCGCCGGTGGGACGAGTAAAGACTGGTTGCTCGACATGGCCAAAGAACGAAACAAAATCGCCTTACCTAGGGTTCCGGCGAGTGAATGGGGTTTGAGGCTTCCAGGGGAGAAGTTTGTCTTGTCTGGgacggggtgggggttgagggatgTTTGGGCTGGGcaggaggcgttggaggagtcggatgaggagagtgaggagggggatatggagatggaggatgtggttttgggaggggggacaacacaggaaaaggaggaggatgtagggggggatggggtggaggggggcaCGATGGGGGATGTTTTTGGGGATGaggcggaggatgaggagatgggggaggctTGATTTTCTCTGTCAGGGTTTCACGACATAAGGCATTGATTGAGACGGAGGCAAGAAGGTCGCGGAGGCAGCAAGACTcaaagggaaagaaggggtggACAAGATGGAAGAGTGGGACGAAATTGGCTTTTATCACAAGCGGGAGATCGACAAGTCTTGTTATTTTACTTTTGGCAAGTAGTTGGTGCTTTggcatttttttttgttttttttttcctctcatgaagaaagaaaaacactTCATCAAAAGGGGGGCTCGGAATTGGCGTTGGGATGGGTTGAATTGGGCAAAGATATTTGATTTCACTTTCTGTATACTACTACTTCCACTTGGGAGTTGAGAATTATAATTTCACACAAACAGCGGCTCAGAATCAAGGCTACTGATCATAACGCCTATTCCCATACAAGCAATTGTGCAGTGATGTGGTTGCTATATCCCTTTATGTATTACTACAAACCAACTCAAAAAACCAATAATGATAATGATAATGCCTACCAGAAAAAGTCGAATGTACCCCCCACTACTAgtcccaaaaaaaaacgccgCGCTATGCAACAAATCCCCATCtcttcccaaacccccaaacaaacaagTCTGTCTATCACACCAAGAATCCCCCCTTGAATCCTTCCTCTATATGCTCTCCCAAAACCACTGTTGTTTGTTGAAACACAAccctccctcatcactccttcttctccgcaaCCTCAGCACCAACCTTCAAATCCTTAATTCCAGTGATAATCTCCGCATTAGTATCCGGCACAACCGTGtccttccccctttccttctccctcttctcctcctcaagcttcctctccacatcctccaaaatcctcttcttctcctttgtGCTCTCATCCATcggcatctcctcctcaccacccgccctatcaacctcctcatccaccgcctcctcaaactcctcctccaaatcctcctcatcatccccctcctgccccctctcctcaagcgcactcctcatcatcctgtCCTCGTCATAACTCTCCCCCAGGTCATCCCCGTATGAATCCCTCGACATGTAActatcccccatcccctccccaatctcatcctcatcctcatcttcgtactcctcattctcatcatccatctcctcctcttcttcttcttcctcttcctcgccctcaccctcggtATCACTAGCCGAGAACTCGTCCAGTTCAAGCGGGGTGTCCCTCCAGTACGTAAAATCAGTGTattcctccccaccgccctTAACAAGCGTGCTGACAGGGGGAAAGTAGTGGTCTACCACCTCGGTCATGTTGACATAGCTAAGCTTCATCTTGTTAAGACTGAGCAGATCGAGCGAAACCTCCGCGTTGGAGTTGATGGTGAAAATCCTTGTTCTCGGGACGTCGACTGTGCGGTAAGAGATTTGGTCTGTGAAACGGTTCCCGAAGCCGGCGTAGAAGGGTTTGCGGTCGGGGCCGTAGAGGGAGCGAATATCACGCAGGGTGGACATCTTAAAGATGTGTGGCTTTCGGAGGTAAATCTCGCGACGGAGGGCGGCCATTGTCCTATCTGGAGACAGAATTGTTGGGCCTCGTGGAAGCTTGTAGCCGTCTTGGACAATACCGGCTAGGTATGCCCTGGTGGTGTCGGCTTGTCCGACGGAGCGACTCGTCAGGTACATAATGTTGTACCCATTGGCGACGATGTCGGTGTATAGCTTGGCCACACCGGCGTGAGTCCAGTCACGGCCGATCATGTTCAGCACGTGGCCCAAGGCATCTgacttggtgatggtgccgtcAATGTCGGAGATGACGACTGGCACCTCGTACTTCCAGAGGTACATGTAGGCCGAGCAGGTCGCGCGGTTCACGGTGAAGCTCATCGAGTTCTCGCCCGGTTTCAGGTTCAAGGCCTTGAGCTGGTCACTGGTCAACCGCAAGGTCTTGGCGTAGTTACGGTTCGGATCA is drawn from Podospora pseudocomata strain CBS 415.72m chromosome 1 map unlocalized CBS415.72m_1, whole genome shotgun sequence and contains these coding sequences:
- the PLB1 gene encoding Lysophospholipase 1 (EggNog:ENOG503NUWK; COG:G), encoding MHILDYSTTLAALLLTTANLASAEPIPVPAVQLSQPNHDLVLSPRARPNAPSGGYAPQEVNCPRNKPTVRLADGISKQEEDWLGKRRKETVKPMIDFLKRANLEGFDAEAYINRVAPDVKDLPNVGIAVSGGGYRALMNGAGFVAAADSRTTGATGEGQIGGLLQSSTYLAGLSGGGWLVSSIYTNNFSTVETLRNGREGSSIWKFDRSIFIGPNLPGIFDTTRYWSRVARQVAAKADAGFETSITDYWGRALGYQLIDAEDGGPAYTFSSIALDDEFSAARTPFPILVANGRYPGERIISLNATVYEFNPYEMGSYDPTTYGFVPMEYLGSNFSQGVIPSSGKCVKGFDSVSYIYGTSSSLFNAFMLQNISSVEGVPTFLLNAANATLNILDSNENDIAQYEPNPFLGWNNATNPSAQKIELDLVDGGLDLQNIPLHPLIQPFRHVDVIFAVDSSADTTHNWPNGTALRASWDRSQGAIANGTLFPPVPDQNTFINLGLNNRPTFFGCDVNNFTLEAGQKVPPLLVYIPNAPYSANSNVSTFTSSYPESQRNEIITNGYNAATQGNGTLDGEWNKCVACAVLSRSLARTGTGVPGECGRCFERYCWDGRLDTKAVEGEYEPSFRVGDASTKDSAAAGRAVVMGTGMGLVVGLLGVVVMLL
- the ned1 gene encoding lipin Ned1 (EggNog:ENOG503NVUI; COG:I; COG:N; BUSCO:EOG092636Y6), whose product is MQYVRNLSDSVSTAWNSINPATLSGAIDVIVVEQEDGSLLCSPFHVRFGKFSLLRPYEKKVEFKVNGVKQPYSMKLGEGGEAFFVFETSDTIPKSLQTSPLVSPASSPPLSPQQTTGLGEPEALDLNDPKVRSASFSRPPLTVLPNQRDGLITPRSASPEFGKAGTSIGDWSPPRPHSDDVLRMTARRAPSEDSDDPENPKYSDRSHSPPPLSASEALQRAMNLSRELAAVNIQTHITETGDLMLDMSNFKNNEEDAIKTEILARKVLSEELDGYYDIGALFGVDERGNLWIYSSEEAKAAAMKKAMESSLRNDNGIVMDAASDPGYQSDSSDVTASPSVPSHRRADSDLGQMSIQTPPSSPGSSTAGDPNRNYAKTLRLTSDQLKALNLKPGENSMSFTVNRATCSAYMYLWKYEVPVVISDIDGTITKSDALGHVLNMIGRDWTHAGVAKLYTDIVANGYNIMYLTSRSVGQADTTRAYLAGIVQDGYKLPRGPTILSPDRTMAALRREIYLRKPHIFKMSTLRDIRSLYGPDRKPFYAGFGNRFTDQISYRTVDVPRTRIFTINSNAEVSLDLLSLNKMKLSYVNMTEVVDHYFPPVSTLVKGGGEEYTDFTYWRDTPLELDEFSASDTEGEGEEEEEEEEEEMDDENEEYEDEDEDEIGEGMGDSYMSRDSYGDDLGESYDEDRMMRSALEERGQEGDDEEDLEEEFEEAVDEEVDRAGGEEEMPMDESTKEKKRILEDVERKLEEEKREKERGKDTVVPDTNAEIITGIKDLKVGAEVAEKKE
- the HIS4 gene encoding trifunctional histidinol dehydrogenase (COG:E; EggNog:ENOG503NURS; BUSCO:EOG09262E98); the protein is MESTLPLPFLISVNVPPGLGGEKEGLNREEVSCLGTVFFTVKPQTYEKIFRFLGRHNTEFQPFFDVTQLESRDDVVSLIDAGARKVFVRPEQLPDFAEFGSRVAPVVSGANPAQLTSATEHGLLVSDFDITAAETAQFVEEAKAKKIASFFVKPVADADLEKFIGVAAQVGAIPILPSTDVTSKEQAGKLAVPKILAASWKSDRADGLIPTVVVDEHDTALGLVYSSEESVGEALRTQTGVYQSRKRGLWYKGASSGDTQELVRISLDCDNDALKFVVRQKGRFCHLEQSGCFGDLKGIKKLEQTLVSRKRFAPQGSYTARLFSDEKLLRAKIMEEAEELCDAKTAEEVAFEAADLIYFAMARVVAAGVSLADVEKSLDAKSFKVKRRQGDAKGRWAEKEGIKTETNGAAPPAPAPVKEEPKKDERILMKVLDAGEVTTQELDAALKRPSQKSADAIMKIIVPIIDDVRKNGDKALLSYTHKFERATSLTSPVLKAPFPESMMQLPAETIRAIDVSFENIKKFHAAQKDEKPLQVETMPGVVCSRFSRPIEAVGLYVPGGTAVLPSTALMLGVPAMVAGCQKIVIASPPRSDGSITPEIVYVAHKVGAESIVLAGGAQAVAAMAYGTESVTKVDKILGPGNQFVTAAKMYVSNDTNAGVGIDMPAGPSEVLVVADKDANPAFVASDLLSQAEHGVDSQVILIAIDLTDAQLAAIEDEVHNQAMALPRVDIVRGSIAHSLTVKVKTVEEAMEISNRYAPEHLILQIKDAEKAVEKVMNAGSVFIGEWTPESVGDYSAGVNHSLPTYGFAKQYSGVNLASFVKHITSSNLTAEGLRNVGGSVMQLAKVEELEAHRRAVEIRLEHMNKA
- the TAF9 gene encoding Transcription initiation factor TFIID subunit 9 (BUSCO:EOG092650VI; EggNog:ENOG503P2T1; COG:K), translated to MSTTAAPQPNGHPPGSQSQTLTTTTNPPQPPPPPPLNNNTNPQSNPTAPRPRESRTIELLLLAQGVTTFEPRVPLLLLDFAYRHTSSVLSDALHLSADPYTSHAGARPSASSGAAPVNVGDAAITSNAVQLAIASRLAYQFRGGAAGGTSKDWLLDMAKERNKIALPRVPASEWGLRLPGEKFVLSGTGWGLRDVWAGQEALEESDEESEEGDMEMEDVVLGGGTTQEKEEDVGGDGVEGGTMGDVFGDEAEDEEMGEA